The genomic stretch GGCGTTGGCTCCGAGCTGCGCGCGCAGGCTGCTGTCCCCCAGGCAGCGCAGCACCGACGAGGCGAGGGTCTCGGAGGTGTCTGCGACCAGGTACTCTCGCCCGTCCGTGCCCCCGATCCCCTCCTGGCCGATGGTGGAGGTCACCACCGCCTTGCGCAGCGCCATGCCTTCGAGCACCTTGTTCTTGAGCCCCGCCCCGAAGCGGATGGGGGCGACGACCACCTTGGCGCGTTCGAGGTAAAGGCTGGGGTCCTCGACGAAGCCCGTGACCTCGACGCCGGGAAGGTTCGCGAGCGCCTGGACCTCTTTGGGGGGCTCGGCTCCCACCACGTAGAGCTTGCAGTGCGGCATGCGCGCGCGGATCTGGGGGAAGACGTCGTGGGCGAAGTACAGGGCCGCATCCTTGTTGGGGTGGTAGGCCATGTTGCCGAGCAGGGCGATCGCGTCCTCTTCGGGGCCCGTGAAGGGGGACCGCTGGATCACGTGGTCCTGGATCGCGACCGGCAGGGTCACGAGCCGTTCGGGATCGGCGCCATGCTGGACGAGGTGCTGCCGGTCGAGCTCCGAGACGACGAAGGATCGCGGGAACCGATTGACCGTCTCGACCTCGTATCGGATGAGCCGCTCTTTCTCGATGGCGTAGATCAGGCGCCAGGGGCCTTTCGCCTGCTCGGCGGCACGGGCGTAGTTCAGGGAGATGGCGTCGACCAGGTCGATGGCGACGGGGGTCTCCAGGTCGCGGAGCATCTCGGCCACCCGCACGTGCTGGCCCAGGATGGCCTGGTATTCGTGCTGGTGCGCCTGAATCCAGGCGCGCACCTCCCGGAAGGTGAAGTAGCGGACCTGGATCGGCCCCCTTGAGGCCAACCCTCGAAGGGCGTTGAGCGCGTAGGACGAGGGGGAGTAGGAGAAGCACATGATGCGCTTGAAGATGCCCTCGAAGGCCCTGAGATCCAGCTGCTGGAAGCCCCCTTTGTCGAGGAACAACAGATCGACGTCGTACTGGGATGCCAGGTACCTGGCCGAGTTCAGGATCCGGATCCCGTAGCCGGCCACCGTGGGGAAGGGCAGCTTTCTCGAGCAGACCAGCAAGATTCTGGGCTTCATATCGGTCTCCTTTGCGGTGGGCGTTGGAAGCTGAGATGAGTGCGGTGGGTGTTGAAAGGTGAGGCTTAGTAGGGCTGTGGCTGTGCGCTGAGTCGTAAACGGTGCGTATGCAGGCGCTCGTAGAGGGCCTCGAACTTCGATGCCATCTGTGCCAGGGTCAGGTGCGCGGCGAAGTGGGCTTGGCCTGCGGTCCCGAACCGCTGGCGGCCGGCCGGATCCGCCAACAGGGCCGCCAGGCGCTCAGCCAGGGCTGCGGGGTCTCTCGGCGGGACCAGGTACCCGGTGACGCCGTCCTGGATGATCTCGGGCACGCCGCCCACGCGGGTCGCCACGATCGGGAGGCGGGCCGCCATGGCCTCGGCGGCCGAGAGCGGCAGGCCTTCCAGCAAAGAGGGGAGGCAGAAGACGTCCGCGGCGAGCAGCAACCGGCTGACGTCATCCCGGTAGCCGAGAAACTGCACGCTCCGGGTAAGGCCGAGCTTTTGCACCTGCGCTTCGAGCTCGGCGCGGCAGGGCCCGTCCCCGGCGAGTAGCAGCTGGGCGTCTGGCTGAGCCGCTAGCAGGCGTGGCATCGCCTCGATCAAGTAGCGCTGCCCCTTCTCCGGGGAGAGGCGCGCCACGTTGAGGATGATCGCTTGCTCGGCCGGCAGTCCGAGTTCGGCCCGCACCTGCGCCCGAGCAGGGGGGCTCGCCGCCGGTCGAGGAATGCCGTTAAGGATGGTCTCGGCCTTGCCGGAAGGGAGGCCATGCTTGACCAGATCGCGGGTCAGGGCGGCGGAGACCCCGACCACCCGGTCCGAGCCGGCCGAAAAGAGACGGGCGACGGTGGGCTTGGTCCATTCTCGCCAAGAGCCATGGGCCGAGGTGACGATGGGGATCGCGCGGTTGCCGCGGGCGAGGCGCGCGGCGATGGCGGTGGTGGGTGAGTTGGCGTGGATCACCTCGATCTCTTGCGCGTCGATGACGACGCGCAGGCGACGGGCCAGGGCCCAAAGCCCCCAGGGCGACTTGGCGCGTGCGGGGGCCATGACGGGCCGGACGGACGGATCGAGGAGCTTGGTGAGCATGCCGCCTTCCGAGACCACCGTGATCCGGTGACGGCGCTCGGAAAGCTCGTTGGCGAGACGGACGACGAACTGCTCGGCGCCGCCCATCTCCAGCTGATTCGTGATGATCAGGATGCGCATCGGCATGGGCCTCTTTTCTTGGCGATTAGGCGGGACGGTGCAGCAGGGAGGCGAAGAGTCGTTCGTAGGCGGCGACGGTGCGCGGGAACGTGAAGTTGGCCGCTCGACGATGCCCGCCCGCGACGAGCCGGGAGGCGAGCTCGGGGTCGCCGAGGACTTGAAGAATTCCCTCGGCCAGCGCTGTCGGGTCCTCGGGCGGCACCAGCTGGCCGTCCTGACCCGGGGTGATAATCTCGCGCGGCCCTCTAGGGCAATCGAAGGAAACCACGGGCGTACCGACGGCCATCGCCTCGATGAGCACGGTGGGGAAGCTCTCGACGACCGAGGAGAGCACGAAGAGGTCGCTATTGCGCAGCCAGGGGTAGATGTTGCCTTGAAAGCCGGGGAAGTGGACGTGCTGGGCGATTCCGAGCTCGGCGGCAAGGGCGATGAGGCGCGGTTGCTCGGGCCCGCTGCCCACGATGGCCAGGCGTGCGGGCCTTCGTTCGAGCACGCGCACGAAGGCTTGCAAGAGCATGTCGAAGCCCTTCTCGGGGCTCAAGCGCCCGGCCGCCACGATCAATGGCGTCCCATCGGCTCGCCAGGGGAGCGTCAAAGGCTCCTGGGAGAGGGCTTCCACGCCTGCGGGGACGATGGGGTTATAGAGGACCCGGACCTTGCCCGCAGGGAGTCCGAGGATTTGCTCGAGCTCGGCGGCAACCCCTTTGGAGACCCCGACCAGGGCATCGGCGACCTGGTAGAGCGCGGGCATCATCCCTTGAAGGACGCGATCGATGGGCCTTTTCGGGGCGCGGTCGTTCTGCTGGCTCTGCACGAGCAGGCTGTGCTCCGTGAGCACCAGGCGAGGCTTACGGCCGCTGAGGAGGCGGGCCAGGACGACGATCACGTTGAGATAGCCGCGCTGGGAGAGGATGAGGGCGGGGCGCTCGCGTCGAATCTTGCGGGCGAGCGTGAGGATGGCGCCGACGAAGCTCTCCACCTTGAGATCGCAGATGGGGACCGAGGGCGGCACATCCGCGAGAAGGGCCCCCTTTGCCTGGTTGAGCACGAGGGTCGGCGCCCACGCGGAGGTGGTCAGCCCCGTGAGGAGATTCAGGACGATGCGTTCGGCACCGCCGACTTCGAGCCTGTCCAGGTAGAACCAAACGCGCGCGGGCGCGGGCGGAGGAGGGGTCGGCATATCTTGCTCCTTGTCCAACGAGTGGGGGCTGCGTCGGGGCGATGATAGTTCCGGGCAAGCGAGCAAAATACGTGCAAGATGTCCGAGAGATTCCGTCTCTCGCCTTTCTTTGCGAAGTTAAAAGTTTTCCGCGATAAAACGGTCCTTTTAGTCGGATTTTTTGGTGCTTTATGACAATGAGGGTGGGGACCCGCAGGTCCCCACCCTCATGCCGCTTGGCGGCGGTGTGCGCTATTGGTATTCGTAGGCGCCCATGTCGGGGGCGGAGCCGGACGTGCGATTGAGGTTCGCGAAGTCGGTGGTGATGCGGTAGGTGTTCCCCAGGTCGTCCGAGAAGGTGGGGGGCGTCTTGGCCTTGTTGATCGCCGTCGAGGACGACGTCAGGCGGAAGT from bacterium encodes the following:
- a CDS encoding glycosyltransferase is translated as MPTPPPPAPARVWFYLDRLEVGGAERIVLNLLTGLTTSAWAPTLVLNQAKGALLADVPPSVPICDLKVESFVGAILTLARKIRRERPALILSQRGYLNVIVVLARLLSGRKPRLVLTEHSLLVQSQQNDRAPKRPIDRVLQGMMPALYQVADALVGVSKGVAAELEQILGLPAGKVRVLYNPIVPAGVEALSQEPLTLPWRADGTPLIVAAGRLSPEKGFDMLLQAFVRVLERRPARLAIVGSGPEQPRLIALAAELGIAQHVHFPGFQGNIYPWLRNSDLFVLSSVVESFPTVLIEAMAVGTPVVSFDCPRGPREIITPGQDGQLVPPEDPTALAEGILQVLGDPELASRLVAGGHRRAANFTFPRTVAAYERLFASLLHRPA
- a CDS encoding glycosyltransferase, encoding MRILIITNQLEMGGAEQFVVRLANELSERRHRITVVSEGGMLTKLLDPSVRPVMAPARAKSPWGLWALARRLRVVIDAQEIEVIHANSPTTAIAARLARGNRAIPIVTSAHGSWREWTKPTVARLFSAGSDRVVGVSAALTRDLVKHGLPSGKAETILNGIPRPAASPPARAQVRAELGLPAEQAIILNVARLSPEKGQRYLIEAMPRLLAAQPDAQLLLAGDGPCRAELEAQVQKLGLTRSVQFLGYRDDVSRLLLAADVFCLPSLLEGLPLSAAEAMAARLPIVATRVGGVPEIIQDGVTGYLVPPRDPAALAERLAALLADPAGRQRFGTAGQAHFAAHLTLAQMASKFEALYERLHTHRLRLSAQPQPY
- a CDS encoding glycosyltransferase, with amino-acid sequence MKPRILLVCSRKLPFPTVAGYGIRILNSARYLASQYDVDLLFLDKGGFQQLDLRAFEGIFKRIMCFSYSPSSYALNALRGLASRGPIQVRYFTFREVRAWIQAHQHEYQAILGQHVRVAEMLRDLETPVAIDLVDAISLNYARAAEQAKGPWRLIYAIEKERLIRYEVETVNRFPRSFVVSELDRQHLVQHGADPERLVTLPVAIQDHVIQRSPFTGPEEDAIALLGNMAYHPNKDAALYFAHDVFPQIRARMPHCKLYVVGAEPPKEVQALANLPGVEVTGFVEDPSLYLERAKVVVAPIRFGAGLKNKVLEGMALRKAVVTSTIGQEGIGGTDGREYLVADTSETLASSVLRCLGDSSLRAQLGANARSWIERHFDSRSISEQTLRSLATLHPSLVPIHA